From a single Arachis hypogaea cultivar Tifrunner chromosome 3, arahy.Tifrunner.gnm2.J5K5, whole genome shotgun sequence genomic region:
- the LOC112790365 gene encoding diacylglycerol O-acyltransferase 1C codes for MAISDVHETSVAGDGANHSSLRQRHSRVASSGGNMFDEAEASAEAVMIASSGSDDSLNEKIGAAREEKVKERQKQKEEDRKPPDHASRNEVQDGERAAAGDNFTYRASVPVHRRIKDSPLSSRNIFKQSHAGLFNLCVVVLIAVNSRLIIENIMKYGWLINSGFWFSSKSLRDWPLLMCCISLNLFPLAAFMVEKLAQKKRISEPVIFLLHTIIMTGEILFPVLVILSCDSTFLSGLTLMMVACIIWLKLVSYAHTSHDLRSLSLSIEKGETLPNNLNMEHPYRVSFRSMAYFMVAPTLCYQPSYPRTPSVRKGWVFRQLIKLVIFTGLMGFIIEQYMHPIVQNSQHPFKGNLLYGFERTLKLSVPNVYVWLCMFYCFFHLWLNILAELVQFGDREFYKDWWNAKTVDEYWRNWNMPVHKWMVRHIYFPCIRHGMSKNAAVLIAFLISAVFHELCIAVPCHKFKLWAFIGIMFQVPLSIVTNFLHEKCKSSMVGNMVFWFTFCILGQPMCVLLYYHDWMNRHREHN; via the exons ATGGCGATTTCCGATGTGCATGAGACTTCTGTCGCCGGCGACGGAGCCAACCACTCTTCGCTGCGGCAGAGGCACAGCCGCGTAGCTTCCAGCGGCGGCAACATGTTCGACGAAGCTGAGGCTTCCGCTGAGGCTGTGATGATAGCTTCGTCGGGGTCCGACGATTCGCTGAACGAGAAGATAGGTGCCGCCAGGGAGGAGAAGGTGAAGGAGAGGCAGAAGCAGAAGGAGGAGGACCGGAAGCCGCCGGATCATGCTTCCCGAAATGAGGTCCAAGACGGTGAACGAGCTGCCGCCGGAGATAACTTCACTTACCGGGCTTCAGTTCCGGTTCACCGGAGAATCAAGGACAGCCCGCTCAGTTCCCGCAACATTTTCAAACag AGCCATGCAGGATTGTTCAATCTCTGTGTAGTAGTGCTTATTGCGGTGAATAGCAGACTTATCATTGAGAATATAATGAAG TATGGCTGGTTGATAAATTCTGGCTTTTGGTTTAGTTCAAAATCGTTGAGAGATTGGCCCCTCTTAATGTGTTG TATTAGTCTTAATTTATTTCCACTTGCTGCTTTTATGGTGGAAAAGTTGGCACAGAAAAAGCGCATTAGTGAACCG GTCATTTTTCTACTTCATACAATCATTATGACAGGAGAAATTTTGTTCCCAGTTCTAGTAATTCTCAG CTGTGATTCTACGTTTTTATCAGGCCTCACATTGATGATGGTTGCATGCATTATATGGTTAAAATTGGTGTCATATGCACATACAAGTCATGATCTGAGATCACTTAGCTTGTCAATTGAAAAG GGAGAAACATTGCCCAATAATTTGAACATGGAGCACCCTTACAGAGTGAGCTTCAGGAGTATGGCATACTTCATGGTTGCTCCTACATTATGTTACCAG CCAAGCTATCCTCGCACACCTTCCGTTCGTAAGGGCTGGGTGTTTCGTCAACTTATCAAGTTGGTAATATTTACTGGACTTATGGGATTTATAATAGAACAA TATATGCATCCTATTGTCCAAAATTCACAACATCCTTTTAAGGGAAACCTTCTATATGGCTTCGAGAGAACTCTAAAGCTTTCTGTTCCCAATGTATATGTGTGGCTTTGCATGTTCTATTGCTTCTTTCACCTTTG GTTAAATATACTTGCAGAACTTGTTCAGTTTGGTGATCGTGAGTTCTACAAGGATTGGTGGAATGCTAAAACTGTTGATGAG TATTGGAGAAATTGGAATATG CCCGTGCACAAATGGATGGTTCGTCATatatattttccatgcattaggCATGGTATGTCTAAG AATGCTGCTGTATTAATTGCTTTCCTGATTTCTGCCGTGTTCCATGAG CTTTGCATTGCTGTTCCCTGCCACAAGTTCAAGTTGTGGGCTTTTATTGGAATTATGTTTCAG GTTCCTCTATCCATTGTCACTAACTTCCTACACGAGAAATGCAAAAGCTCAATG GTTGGAAACATGGTGTTTTGGTTCACATTTTGTATTCTGGGTCAGCCTATGTGCGTACTACTATACTACCATGACTGGATGAACAGGCACAGGGAACATAACTAA